One Campylobacter lari DNA segment encodes these proteins:
- a CDS encoding multidrug effflux MFS transporter, with translation MQKRTQLKGFEKLKLIFILGFLSAIAPLSTDMYLPALNEVEKSFQTNSFYTQLSLASFFIAFSLGQLFYGPLSDIYGRKKPLYIGLFLFISSSIACVLVDSIHAFIALRFFEALGGCVGVVVARAIVNDVFELKEAAGVYALMMVFTSLAPMLSPTFGGILLEFFSWRSIFLTLFILGFILFLLVIFSLKESNLNTQGKKFNHKEVAKSYKKILKDRRFVVYLLCGNLIFAGFFAYLTGSSFVFTRVFELSPQQYAALFGAHALSFVVCANINARIVLKLSPYYVLPRALMMITFLTFLLILGATFDLGFWAFEIPLCLIIASLGFILPNTTTLAMARSKQNAGSASALLGAAQFAMAGVMAFLVSLLNANTPIFLSLILGTCTFLSLVSYLSLINKRKLNKIKKKLSVISHA, from the coding sequence ATGCAAAAACGCACTCAACTAAAAGGTTTTGAAAAACTCAAACTCATTTTTATACTAGGCTTTTTATCTGCTATAGCACCACTTTCAACTGATATGTATTTACCTGCTTTAAATGAAGTAGAAAAAAGTTTTCAAACAAATTCTTTTTACACTCAACTTTCTCTTGCAAGTTTTTTCATAGCCTTTTCTTTAGGTCAGCTTTTTTATGGGCCATTAAGTGATATATATGGCAGAAAAAAACCTTTATATATAGGGCTTTTTCTTTTTATTTCTTCAAGTATTGCTTGTGTTTTAGTTGATTCCATTCATGCTTTTATAGCTTTGCGTTTTTTTGAAGCTTTAGGAGGTTGTGTGGGTGTAGTTGTAGCAAGAGCTATAGTAAATGATGTTTTTGAACTTAAAGAAGCAGCAGGGGTTTATGCTTTGATGATGGTTTTTACTTCTTTAGCTCCTATGCTTTCCCCTACTTTTGGTGGGATTTTGCTTGAGTTTTTTTCTTGGCGTAGTATATTTTTGACATTGTTTATCTTAGGTTTTATTTTATTTTTACTTGTTATTTTCTCCTTAAAAGAAAGCAACCTCAACACCCAAGGTAAAAAATTTAATCACAAAGAAGTTGCAAAAAGTTACAAAAAAATCTTAAAAGATCGTCGTTTTGTGGTGTATTTGCTTTGTGGAAATTTAATCTTTGCAGGTTTTTTTGCTTATTTAACCGGCTCATCTTTTGTTTTTACGCGTGTTTTTGAACTCAGCCCTCAACAATACGCAGCCCTTTTTGGAGCTCATGCTTTAAGTTTTGTTGTATGTGCTAATATAAACGCAAGAATAGTTCTTAAACTCTCGCCTTATTATGTTTTACCAAGAGCGCTTATGATGATTACTTTTTTAACCTTTTTACTCATTTTAGGGGCAACTTTTGATCTAGGTTTTTGGGCTTTTGAAATTCCTTTGTGTTTAATCATAGCAAGTTTGGGTTTTATCCTGCCAAATACCACCACTTTAGCTATGGCAAGATCAAAACAAAATGCAGGCAGTGCTTCAGCACTCTTAGGGGCAGCGCAATTTGCTATGGCGGGAGTAATGGCATTTTTAGTAAGTCTTTTAAATGCTAATACACCTATATTTTTATCGCTTATTTTAGGAACTTGTACATTTTTATCTTTGGTTTCTTATCTGAGTTTGATTAATAAAAGAAAGTTAAATAAAATCAAAAAGAAGTTAAGCGTGATTTCTCACGCTTAA
- a CDS encoding iron-sulfur cluster biogenesis protein NfuA produces the protein MPFSDEELIEPVKASLAKTMHILENDGGGLDFLGVKNGVVYVKLTGACHGCPASGTTLKYGLEKQLKIDIHPDITIVNLAGGESEFAKL, from the coding sequence ATGCCTTTTAGTGATGAGGAATTAATAGAGCCTGTAAAAGCAAGTCTAGCTAAAACTATGCATATTTTAGAAAATGATGGTGGTGGGCTTGATTTTTTAGGGGTTAAAAATGGTGTGGTTTATGTGAAGCTAACAGGAGCTTGTCATGGTTGTCCAGCTAGTGGGACGACTTTAAAATATGGCTTAGAAAAACAGCTTAAAATCGACATACACCCAGATATTACTATAGTAAATTTAGCAGGTGGGGAAAGCGAATTTGCAAAATTATAA
- a CDS encoding UDP-N-acetylmuramoyl-L-alanyl-D-glutamate--2,6-diaminopimelate ligase: protein MIVKIENTFICDNSNECEKDCFFLKTAQNEKFLHQALEKQAKIINITECKKLLNIDENIKIIGITGTNGKTTTAGAIYSILLDLGYKCALMGTRGSFINDKNITPKGLTTAPILQTLELLSLASKEKCEFLIMEVSSHALVQNRIEGLEFKAKIFTNITQDHLDFHGNFQNYQVAKESFFTDECMKFINKDAKAINFNVKGAFTYGVENPSYYHIKAYALKNGIEAVVNFGKETFMIDSSLVGLFNLYNLLAASACVNELVKPNLKELEKAISNFGGIEGRMQVVAKDVIVDFAHTPDGIEKVLDALKYRDLIVVFGAGGDRDKTKRPLMAKIAKHYAKKLIITSDNPRSEEPMDIINDILSGIEKDESIFIECDRKEAIKKALEFKTKNDFVVILGKGDETYQEIKGVKYPFNDKEVVLEILKEGK from the coding sequence ATGATAGTAAAGATTGAAAATACTTTCATTTGTGATAATTCTAATGAATGCGAAAAAGATTGTTTTTTCTTAAAAACTGCTCAAAATGAAAAATTTCTTCATCAAGCTTTAGAAAAACAAGCAAAAATTATAAATATAACTGAGTGTAAGAAACTTTTAAATATAGATGAAAATATAAAAATCATAGGCATTACAGGCACAAATGGCAAGACAACTACTGCGGGGGCTATTTACTCTATCTTGCTTGATTTAGGTTATAAATGTGCCTTGATGGGAACTAGGGGTAGTTTTATAAATGATAAAAATATCACTCCAAAAGGCTTAACTACTGCTCCTATTTTGCAAACTTTAGAGCTTTTATCTTTAGCAAGTAAGGAAAAATGTGAATTTTTAATTATGGAAGTAAGCTCACATGCTTTGGTGCAAAACCGCATTGAAGGGCTTGAGTTTAAGGCTAAAATTTTTACTAATATCACTCAAGACCATTTAGATTTTCATGGAAACTTTCAAAACTACCAAGTGGCAAAAGAAAGTTTTTTTACTGATGAGTGTATGAAATTTATTAATAAAGACGCAAAAGCTATAAATTTTAATGTCAAAGGTGCTTTTACTTATGGAGTAGAAAATCCAAGTTATTATCACATTAAAGCTTATGCTTTAAAAAATGGCATTGAAGCTGTGGTAAATTTTGGTAAAGAAACTTTTATGATTGACTCTTCTTTAGTGGGGCTTTTTAATCTTTATAATCTTTTAGCTGCAAGTGCTTGTGTGAATGAACTTGTTAAGCCAAATTTAAAAGAGCTTGAAAAGGCCATTAGTAATTTTGGTGGCATTGAGGGTAGAATGCAAGTAGTTGCAAAAGATGTTATTGTAGATTTTGCTCATACTCCTGATGGTATAGAAAAAGTTTTAGATGCTTTAAAATATCGTGATTTGATTGTGGTTTTTGGAGCAGGGGGAGATAGGGATAAAACTAAGCGTCCATTAATGGCTAAAATCGCCAAACACTACGCCAAAAAACTCATCATCACAAGTGACAATCCACGCTCAGAAGAGCCTATGGATATCATTAATGATATTTTAAGTGGTATAGAAAAAGATGAGAGTATTTTTATAGAATGTGATAGAAAAGAAGCGATAAAAAAAGCATTAGAGTTTAAAACTAAAAATGATTTTGTAGTGATTTTGGGTAAGGGCGATGAAACTTATCAAGAGATTAAGGGTGTAAAATATCCTTTTAATGATAAAGAAGTAGTATTAGAGATATTAAAAGAAGGAAAATAA
- a CDS encoding YbaB/EbfC family nucleoid-associated protein → MFENMDFSKMGELLTKAQEKANELEQEALKKEFSAKSGGGLVKVSANGKGEIIDISIDDSLLEDKESMQILLIAAMNDVMKMVEQNKKSMASNLFSGMGML, encoded by the coding sequence ATGTTTGAAAATATGGATTTTTCTAAAATGGGCGAGCTTTTAACTAAGGCTCAAGAAAAAGCAAATGAATTAGAGCAAGAAGCTTTAAAAAAAGAATTCAGTGCAAAAAGTGGCGGTGGTTTAGTAAAAGTTAGTGCTAATGGAAAAGGTGAAATCATCGATATAAGCATTGATGATTCTTTGTTAGAAGATAAAGAGTCTATGCAAATTTTACTAATAGCAGCGATGAATGATGTGATGAAAATGGTAGAACAAAATAAAAAATCAATGGCTAGTAATTTATTTAGCGGAATGGGAATGCTATGA
- a CDS encoding DUF7488 domain-containing protein, translating into MRILLCILGITCVLFAVPRPTFNDFLGCYEKNKASMLIYEGLPAFALNENTLAVVKTKNAKLNSYTKYDPFLNLYLVKTDFSLIPAPMGDEEELTRNSWVGILDNNKSYIGHLKYFGQSLTERDQLDFTSKIGELNSPCCKMLGITLEDGKLIGNRYLKHFAKYPDVYWGDIGVDFDMRDGKIYVKNVRKNGQFLLNDELVSVDGQVYDDIRKLNEKILFADRGATLYFNMLRDNKDVNISTTVFDKDLGIFAKPKKVVQTKPTSFYSNLGLRVDTKMNVTEVTPNSKAQMAGFLKGDKILRINNQKINNFNELQAILTQANTFDVLVSRQASNIPSAKNNDFEHFNKGYFDFFIRLNK; encoded by the coding sequence ATGAGAATTTTACTTTGTATTTTAGGTATAACTTGTGTGCTTTTTGCTGTGCCAAGACCGACTTTTAATGATTTTTTGGGTTGTTATGAAAAAAACAAAGCTAGTATGTTAATTTATGAGGGTTTACCTGCCTTTGCTTTAAATGAAAACACCTTAGCAGTAGTTAAAACTAAAAATGCAAAATTAAATAGTTATACTAAGTATGATCCTTTTTTAAATTTATATTTAGTAAAAACAGATTTTAGTTTAATCCCTGCGCCCATGGGAGATGAAGAAGAATTAACGCGTAATAGCTGGGTGGGAATTTTAGACAATAACAAAAGCTATATAGGACATTTGAAGTATTTTGGACAAAGTTTAACAGAACGTGATCAGCTTGATTTTACTTCTAAAATCGGAGAACTTAACTCACCATGCTGTAAAATGCTAGGTATAACTTTAGAAGATGGCAAGCTTATAGGTAATCGCTATTTAAAACACTTTGCAAAATATCCTGATGTTTATTGGGGTGATATAGGTGTGGATTTTGATATGCGTGATGGTAAAATTTATGTTAAAAATGTACGCAAAAACGGACAATTTTTGCTTAATGATGAGCTTGTGAGTGTAGATGGGCAAGTGTATGATGATATAAGAAAATTGAATGAGAAAATTTTATTTGCTGATCGTGGTGCGACTTTGTATTTTAATATGTTAAGAGATAATAAAGATGTAAATATTTCTACGACAGTTTTTGATAAAGATTTGGGTATATTTGCTAAACCTAAAAAAGTAGTTCAAACTAAACCGACTTCTTTTTATAGTAATCTAGGATTACGCGTAGATACAAAAATGAATGTTACAGAGGTAACTCCAAATTCTAAAGCGCAAATGGCTGGATTTTTAAAAGGGGATAAAATTTTAAGAATTAATAATCAAAAAATCAACAATTTCAATGAACTTCAAGCCATATTAACTCAAGCTAATACTTTTGATGTTTTAGTTTCAAGACAAGCAAGCAATATCCCTTCAGCGAAAAATAATGATTTTGAGCATTTTAATAAAGGGTATTTTGACTTTTTTATAAGGCTAAATAAGTGA
- a CDS encoding polyprenyl synthetase family protein, whose product MLEKFKQHLEQNFPKTQSFHPFFNEALKWMLEAGGKHFRAQLLLGIVNAKNPALFKKALNAALALEFIHTYSLIHDDLPAMDNASLRRGKQTLHKKYDETTAILVGDALNTQAFLLLSKLDLKENVRLKLIETLAFNAGLNGMIIGQAIDCCFEDIPLNLEQVEFLHIHKTARLIAAALKMGCEICELDEKECEQIYEIGLLIGLVFQIKDDIIDATLDTQEAGKPTHNDLHKNSFVKLLGLEGAKKAKDDKIALCEEKMKNLDSKLANELQILIDKYLKG is encoded by the coding sequence ATTTTAGAAAAATTCAAACAACATTTAGAGCAAAATTTTCCTAAAACTCAAAGCTTTCATCCATTTTTCAATGAGGCTTTAAAATGGATGTTAGAAGCTGGCGGGAAGCATTTTAGAGCCCAACTTCTTTTGGGTATAGTTAATGCTAAAAATCCTGCTTTGTTTAAAAAGGCTTTAAATGCAGCTTTGGCTTTGGAATTTATCCATACTTACTCTTTAATACATGATGATTTACCCGCTATGGATAATGCTTCTTTACGCAGAGGAAAGCAAACCTTACATAAAAAATACGATGAAACCACCGCTATTTTAGTAGGTGATGCTTTAAATACTCAAGCTTTTTTATTACTTTCTAAACTTGATTTAAAAGAAAATGTTAGATTAAAACTCATAGAAACCTTAGCTTTTAATGCAGGGCTTAATGGTATGATTATCGGTCAGGCTATTGATTGTTGTTTTGAAGATATACCTTTAAATTTAGAACAAGTTGAGTTTTTGCATATCCATAAAACTGCAAGATTAATTGCAGCGGCTTTAAAAATGGGCTGTGAAATTTGTGAGTTAGATGAAAAAGAATGCGAGCAAATTTATGAAATAGGGCTTTTGATAGGATTGGTTTTTCAAATCAAAGATGATATTATCGATGCGACTTTAGATACCCAAGAAGCAGGAAAGCCAACTCATAATGATTTGCATAAAAATTCTTTTGTAAAACTTTTGGGTTTAGAAGGTGCTAAAAAGGCAAAAGATGATAAAATTGCATTATGCGAAGAAAAAATGAAAAATTTAGATTCTAAGCTTGCTAACGAGCTTCAAATTTTGATTGATAAATATTTAAAAGGTTAA
- the tkt gene encoding transketolase, whose amino-acid sequence MLQKQANTIRFLCADMIQKANSGHPGAPMGLADIMSVLSTHLVHNPKDPTWLNRDRLVFSGGHASALLYSFLHLSGYDVSLEDLKNFRQLHSKTPGHPEIFTPGVEIATGPLGQGIANAVGFAMAAKKASLLLSEDIINHKVYCLCGDGDLQEGISYEACSLAGLHKLDNLIIIYDSNNISIEGDVAIAFNENVKERFRAQNFEVLEIDGHDFEQIDLALKTAKESKKPCLIIAHTTIAKGALELEGSHHSHGAPLGEDLIKKAKEALGFDPQKTFEIPEEVKIRFNAAIELGDLAQAKWNQKVQNLNTEKQALLKELLEPDFSKIQFPDFKGKDLATRDSNGMILNAIAKVLPGFLGGSADLGPSNKTELKDMGDFPNGKNIHYGIREHAMAAISNAFARYGLFLPYCATFFIFSEYLKPAARIAALMKIKHFFIFTHDSIGVGEDGPTHQPIEQLSTFRAMPNSLTFRVADGVENVKAWQIALKTNMPSVFVLSRQKLNALSEPVFGDVENGAYLLEENANAQFTLLASGSEVSLCLKAAKLLKEKGVIANVVSMPCYELFIAQEKSYKERILQGKVIGVEAANSNELYRICDELYGIESFGESGKDKDVFEHFGFSEEKLSSYVLSLCNEK is encoded by the coding sequence ATGTTACAAAAACAAGCCAACACTATAAGATTTTTATGTGCGGATATGATACAAAAGGCAAATTCAGGCCATCCAGGTGCACCTATGGGTTTAGCTGATATTATGAGTGTTTTAAGTACTCATTTAGTGCATAATCCAAAAGATCCTACATGGTTAAACCGTGATAGATTAGTTTTTTCAGGTGGTCATGCGAGTGCTTTGCTTTATAGCTTTTTGCATTTGAGTGGTTATGATGTAAGTTTAGAGGATTTAAAAAATTTCCGTCAATTACACTCTAAAACCCCAGGTCATCCTGAAATTTTCACTCCAGGTGTTGAAATTGCCACAGGACCTTTAGGGCAAGGCATTGCAAATGCGGTTGGTTTTGCTATGGCAGCTAAAAAGGCAAGTTTACTTTTGAGTGAGGATATTATCAATCATAAAGTATATTGTTTATGTGGTGATGGGGATTTACAAGAAGGAATTTCTTATGAAGCTTGTTCTTTAGCAGGACTTCACAAACTTGATAATTTAATCATCATTTATGATAGTAATAATATTTCAATCGAAGGTGATGTGGCTATTGCCTTTAATGAAAATGTAAAAGAACGTTTTAGAGCGCAAAATTTTGAAGTGCTTGAGATAGATGGGCATGATTTTGAGCAAATTGATTTAGCATTAAAAACAGCTAAAGAAAGTAAAAAGCCTTGTTTAATCATCGCTCATACTACTATAGCTAAAGGGGCTTTGGAGCTTGAAGGAAGTCATCATTCTCACGGAGCGCCTTTGGGCGAAGATCTTATTAAAAAGGCAAAAGAAGCTTTAGGTTTTGATCCACAAAAAACTTTTGAAATTCCAGAAGAAGTTAAAATTCGCTTTAATGCCGCAATAGAACTTGGAGATTTAGCACAAGCTAAGTGGAATCAAAAAGTGCAAAATTTAAATACAGAAAAACAAGCTTTATTAAAAGAGCTTTTAGAGCCTGATTTTTCAAAAATACAATTTCCTGATTTTAAAGGAAAAGATTTAGCTACTAGAGATAGTAATGGTATGATTTTAAATGCTATCGCTAAAGTTTTACCGGGATTTTTAGGTGGTAGTGCAGATTTAGGTCCATCAAATAAAACTGAACTAAAAGATATGGGTGATTTCCCAAATGGAAAAAATATCCACTATGGTATTAGAGAGCATGCAATGGCTGCTATATCAAATGCTTTTGCAAGATATGGTTTGTTTTTGCCTTATTGTGCTACTTTTTTTATATTTAGTGAGTATTTAAAACCTGCTGCAAGAATAGCAGCTTTGATGAAAATTAAACACTTTTTTATCTTTACTCACGATAGTATAGGTGTGGGTGAAGATGGTCCAACACACCAACCTATAGAACAACTTAGCACTTTTAGAGCTATGCCAAACTCATTAACATTTAGAGTAGCTGATGGGGTTGAAAATGTAAAAGCATGGCAAATAGCACTTAAAACTAATATGCCAAGTGTTTTTGTTTTATCACGCCAAAAATTAAATGCTTTAAGCGAGCCTGTTTTTGGAGATGTGGAAAATGGGGCTTATTTATTAGAAGAAAACGCAAATGCGCAATTTACACTTTTAGCTAGTGGTAGTGAAGTATCATTGTGTCTAAAAGCAGCTAAGCTTTTAAAAGAAAAAGGCGTAATTGCGAATGTGGTTTCTATGCCTTGTTATGAATTATTCATTGCCCAAGAAAAATCTTATAAAGAAAGAATTCTACAAGGTAAGGTTATAGGCGTGGAAGCTGCAAATTCAAATGAGCTTTATAGAATTTGTGATGAGCTTTATGGTATAGAAAGTTTTGGTGAGAGCGGTAAGGATAAAGATGTGTTTGAGCATTTTGGATTTAGCGAGGAAAAATTAAGCTCATATGTTTTAAGTTTATGTAATGAAAAATAA
- a CDS encoding MlaE family lipid ABC transporter permease subunit codes for MIKDIKNQECVFSVFGIWDKTSVGKLEKLDFPTQKNIIFDFANLDFIDTAGIRYFLALENELKQKGFEFSRINLKSEHAKLFELCQKHYKSFHNTHEDKKTLKDFFENLGKKVVESFTLLVQFLNFIGLIIYTCFKTLLNPKKLRFKAFLYHVENSAINALPIIMLTSLLVGVVLAYQAAYQLAQFGANIYIVDLMGISATRELAPLISAIVIAGRSASSYTAQIGVMKLTDEIDAMKTMGFKESEFIILPRVLALALAMPLVVIVADILSIIGGIVVAWFSLEISASEFMSRFKEAVELKHIIIGLIKAPIFGFLIASIACFRGFFVQKTTESIGVYTTKSVVNAIFWVIAFDAIFSVFLTKAGF; via the coding sequence ATCATCAAAGACATTAAAAACCAAGAATGTGTTTTTAGTGTTTTTGGTATATGGGATAAAACTAGTGTAGGAAAATTAGAAAAATTAGATTTTCCTACTCAAAAAAATATTATTTTTGATTTTGCAAATTTAGATTTTATAGATACTGCAGGGATTAGGTATTTTCTAGCTTTAGAAAATGAACTTAAGCAAAAAGGTTTTGAGTTTAGTAGGATAAATCTTAAAAGCGAGCATGCTAAGCTTTTTGAACTTTGTCAAAAACACTATAAAAGTTTTCATAATACTCATGAAGATAAAAAAACACTTAAAGATTTTTTTGAAAATTTAGGAAAAAAGGTTGTTGAATCTTTTACGCTTTTAGTGCAGTTTTTAAATTTCATAGGGCTTATCATTTATACTTGTTTTAAAACACTTTTAAACCCTAAAAAACTTCGCTTTAAAGCATTTTTATATCATGTAGAAAATAGTGCTATTAATGCTTTGCCTATTATTATGCTAACCTCATTGCTTGTGGGTGTAGTGCTTGCTTATCAAGCTGCGTATCAACTTGCACAATTTGGAGCTAATATTTATATTGTTGATTTAATGGGAATTTCTGCTACTAGAGAGCTTGCACCATTAATTAGTGCTATTGTTATAGCTGGTAGGAGTGCAAGTTCTTATACAGCTCAAATTGGAGTAATGAAACTCACTGATGAAATTGATGCGATGAAAACTATGGGTTTTAAAGAAAGTGAATTTATCATTTTGCCTAGAGTTTTAGCTTTGGCACTTGCTATGCCTTTGGTGGTAATAGTGGCAGATATTTTAAGCATTATAGGTGGAATTGTAGTTGCTTGGTTTAGTTTAGAAATTAGTGCGAGTGAGTTTATGAGTCGTTTCAAAGAAGCAGTGGAGCTAAAACATATCATCATAGGGCTTATAAAGGCACCTATTTTTGGATTTTTGATCGCTTCTATTGCTTGTTTTAGGGGATTTTTTGTGCAAAAAACTACTGAAAGCATAGGTGTTTATACGACAAAAAGCGTGGTAAATGCTATTTTTTGGGTGATAGCTTTTGATGCGATTTTTTCTGTATTTTTAACAAAGGCTGGATTTTGA
- a CDS encoding ABC transporter ATP-binding protein, translating into MIIKAKNISTYFGSKCVHEDISFEVQDNEIFGILGGSGSGKSVLLRQMLMLEHFDKGKYEILGKRLKNISDEDALFLQKQWGVVFQYGALFSFFNILENISIPLVEYTKLSKNDIKEIAMMKLKMVGLDESVAKLYPSELSGGMKKRVAIARALALDSKLLFLDEPTSGLDPYSSREFDELLLNLKQSFKLCVVLITHDKESMKNVLNRFLIIENKKVGFLGNVEALQEQNPRLYERFMQ; encoded by the coding sequence TTGATTATAAAGGCTAAAAATATCAGCACTTATTTTGGAAGTAAATGTGTGCATGAAGATATTAGTTTTGAAGTGCAAGATAATGAAATTTTTGGCATTTTAGGTGGTAGTGGTAGTGGTAAATCTGTGCTTTTAAGACAAATGTTAATGCTTGAGCATTTTGATAAGGGCAAGTATGAAATTTTAGGCAAGAGATTAAAAAATATAAGCGATGAAGATGCTTTGTTTTTGCAAAAACAATGGGGTGTTGTTTTTCAATATGGAGCATTATTTAGCTTTTTTAATATACTTGAAAACATTAGCATACCTTTAGTTGAATATACAAAACTTAGCAAAAACGATATCAAAGAAATAGCCATGATGAAGCTTAAGATGGTGGGACTTGATGAGAGTGTGGCAAAACTTTATCCAAGTGAATTAAGCGGAGGTATGAAAAAAAGAGTGGCCATAGCTAGAGCTTTGGCACTTGATTCTAAATTGCTTTTTTTAGATGAGCCAACTTCAGGGCTTGATCCTTATAGTTCAAGAGAATTTGATGAGTTGCTTTTGAATTTAAAACAAAGCTTTAAATTATGTGTAGTTTTAATTACTCATGATAAAGAAAGTATGAAAAATGTATTAAATCGCTTTTTGATTATAGAGAATAAAAAAGTTGGTTTTTTGGGAAATGTTGAGGCTTTACAAGAGCAAAATCCAAGACTTTATGAGAGGTTTATGCAATAA
- a CDS encoding MlaD family protein → MENKANYILIGIFVCVLFFISLFFIVWYGNLKDEKSFNYYEIYMEESVAGLSVKAPVKFLGVDVGSVENISIDSSSKQLRVKILVKLDSSLAVKTDTYASLQIQGITGFKFIQLAGGSEEASVLKADDDVYPIIKSKESFFTSIDKQANNLLELINVSKLKLENLLSDKNLKNIESILQNTSEFSAYLNTNAPVFLENLNKTSSKLGKSSDEFSNFLNNANGQLNELNKSRMLLNENLDILRVLFLDFTQLLKNLKQNPSDVIYKDKVTQYAPGE, encoded by the coding sequence ATGGAAAATAAAGCAAATTATATTTTGATCGGAATTTTTGTTTGTGTGTTATTTTTTATCAGCTTGTTTTTTATAGTATGGTATGGGAATTTAAAAGATGAAAAATCTTTTAATTATTATGAAATTTATATGGAAGAATCAGTTGCAGGGCTTAGCGTCAAAGCTCCGGTTAAATTTTTAGGGGTTGATGTTGGCAGTGTTGAAAATATCAGCATAGATAGCTCAAGTAAGCAACTAAGAGTGAAAATTTTAGTTAAGCTTGATTCTAGTTTAGCGGTTAAAACAGATACTTATGCAAGTTTGCAAATTCAAGGTATAACAGGATTTAAGTTTATTCAGCTTGCAGGGGGTAGTGAGGAAGCTAGTGTTTTAAAAGCAGATGATGATGTTTATCCTATTATAAAATCAAAGGAAAGTTTTTTTACGAGCATAGATAAGCAAGCAAATAATCTTTTAGAGCTTATTAATGTCTCAAAGCTTAAACTAGAAAATCTTTTAAGTGATAAAAATTTAAAAAATATAGAGTCTATTTTACAAAATACATCCGAGTTTTCTGCGTATTTAAATACTAATGCACCAGTATTTTTAGAAAATTTAAATAAAACAAGCTCTAAACTTGGTAAAAGTTCAGATGAATTTTCAAATTTTTTAAATAACGCTAATGGCCAACTTAACGAGCTTAATAAAAGCAGAATGCTTTTAAATGAAAATTTAGATATTTTAAGAGTTTTATTTTTAGATTTTACGCAATTATTAAAAAATTTAAAACAAAATCCTTCCGATGTAATTTATAAAGATAAAGTCACTCAATATGCTCCAGGAGAATAA
- a CDS encoding ABC-type transport auxiliary lipoprotein family protein, producing the protein MKFLYISLVTIFFSACSLISPSQTLPANKYFSINLEKLEQSQNKKNATIIVSLPKGLAYTNEIFYKKDHVVNAYAYHFWKENPALMIKTFLEFHLQDLEAFKAVLNQDSLASADYVLESKVDILEQDFSDEMHSKIKLGINLNLVQINTKKLIASKYFYYEKELNDNNPQILIQNYDEVFLLFAKDFRVWIDQNLE; encoded by the coding sequence ATGAAATTTTTATATATTAGTTTAGTAACTATTTTTTTTAGTGCTTGTTCTTTGATTAGTCCAAGTCAAACTTTACCTGCAAATAAATATTTTAGTATTAATTTAGAAAAGCTAGAGCAAAGTCAAAATAAAAAAAACGCAACTATTATAGTTTCTTTGCCTAAGGGCTTAGCTTATACTAATGAAATTTTTTATAAAAAAGATCATGTTGTTAATGCTTATGCTTATCATTTTTGGAAAGAAAATCCTGCTTTGATGATTAAAACTTTTTTGGAATTTCATTTGCAAGATTTAGAAGCATTTAAAGCGGTTTTAAACCAAGATAGTCTAGCTAGTGCTGATTATGTTTTAGAAAGTAAAGTAGATATTTTAGAGCAAGATTTTAGCGATGAGATGCATTCTAAAATAAAATTAGGCATTAATTTAAATTTGGTGCAAATAAACACTAAAAAACTTATAGCAAGTAAGTATTTTTACTATGAAAAAGAATTAAATGATAATAATCCTCAAATTTTAATCCAAAATTATGATGAGGTTTTTTTACTTTTTGCTAAAGATTTTAGAGTTTGGATAGATCAAAATTTGGAATAA